tacaaattccactgccactagcgagatttgaaccatacgacagccttgtgctcaaccactcagctatccggacacggactCACTGTAATAcgagaagataaaacactgaaggagACAGTTTGTCcctgaaatacgtatttgtttaaattagctACGTTTAGCCAAAAAAACGGACAAATATCTACCAATCTCTTCATCGCTAAGTTGTCAGAATTTTGGAAAGCAAAAACACAAAGTCAAATAGCTATGAAGCCAGGTCAGGTCGAAGAAAGCCATATACGAcattagacaattaagtaatgagactgatttcataaaaaccgtatatttaaaaattattctacaactctgctatccccttcaaagtagtccccttgGGCAGCTATACAGCGATTCTGGAAAGGTTCGACTGGGATGTCCGCGGGTACCCTCGTCACGGtccgtaattgactcaaaatggattcctttgaccaccgattttgttcttGGGGAACAAAAAAGAGTCACAGGGTGACATATCATATCGATCAAGCAGTGTGGAATCTTTTTCTGCTTGTcccaaacagtcttctgcgacggtCATTCTGTGCTCCTTTAGCTCCTTCgaaaggttctttggaatcATCTTCacgcacaactttttcatccggactgactgtttcacggtttatacccagttccgaggccaatattcgaactgctaaacgccgatcttGACGAATTAGGGCGTGCAAACGCTGCGCATTTGCGTCAGTCCGCACCTCGACTGGGCTCCCACTCCGCGCCTAGTCTTCCatgcccctccttaaactctttatgccatcgaaaTACCTGGGCACCACTAAGATCACTAGcaccatgcacttttacaattttagcgtacgtttccCAAGCGGTTTCGCCCAATGTAGCGCCAGATTTTATGGCGGCGCGTTGCTcctttctccattttcgtgacgagcaccaccaacacacgtTTACTCAACACGACACAGTAGGCCGACTAAACAAACtagagcgatggtgaatatatcaatggagagggAAAGGATGCCGAGGAAGAGAATTTGAAGGCTGCAAGTTTACCACAAGCGCGACAATAAAATCAGTATCATTATTGATTTGTCTGACCTCGTATATCCAAAAAGAGCCGCAAGGAAAGACTTCAATTTGCTCGGGAATACATAAACAAGCTCGCAGTTTTGGTTTGACTCTATTTTTGGGGACGAAAGCAAATGCAACCTCTTTGGATGCGATGGAAGAGTTATTGTGTACAGAAAGCCAAACACTGAGTTGGAAGAAAGAATGGTTTCCACTGTGAACCATGGCGGAGGTGGTTCGatgatttgggggtgtatggcGGCGTCGGGGGTGGGAAATATAGTGCCAATCAAAGGAACTATGGACCACCGATACTATATtaacatttgaaaagaaaatttgcgtGGCAATTCCATGAAACTCAGAATCGAACGAATCTATAAATTTAATCAGGATAACGACCCAAAGCACACAGCTCACAACACAAGGCTTTGGTTTCTTTACAATTGCCCAAATGTCATTAAAACACCAGCCCAAAGCCCGGATCTCAATCCAATTGAGCATGTATGGagtattttggaaaaaaggTAAAGAGACATATTGGAAAAGTCACCTTTCGAGCTTGAATAATTTAGACGAAATAGAGATAAACACCGAAATGTGCTGCCAATTAGGCTGGACGGAATTATGGTGTATAGGGATCACAAAGTGAGTACAATAGATTGTTAATAGGCAAGAAAGTAATACTTAGAACAAAATATTTAGGACTTTAAACATAACTTACCTATGAATATAGTTCTCCCGGTTGGAAGGCAAATCATAATTAATAACTAAGGAGACTTGTTGCACATCAATGCCACGAGCTAACAAATCAGTTGTGATCAAGACACGCGATGATCCCGATCGGAATTGTTTCATAATTAGTTCGCGATCACGTTGTTCCATATCACCGTGCATAGCAGACACAGTGAAATGGTTACTCGTCATTTCTTGGGTTAATTGATCGACCTGAAAATATAGGTTGAAAGGTAAGATCCTTGTGGAAATGGAAATATGGAGAAACATTCGATATATCGAGgaaattgtatattttttttatgtaaaagcATCTAAAGGACTCACCTTACGTCTAGTATTACAGAAAATGACGGATTGTGTTATTGACAATGTGTCGTACAAGTCGCACAAAGTTCCCAATTTCCAACTTTCATGTTTGACATTCACGAAGAATTGCTTGATACCTTCCAGTGTCAATTCTTCCTTCTTCACCAAAATACTAATCGGATTACGCATAAAATGACGACTCACTTCCAATACATCTGGTGGCATTGTGGCCGATAGTAAAATGACTTGAACGTCGCTGGGTAAAAATCCGAAAACATCTTGGATTTGACTTTTAAATCCACGTGACAACATTTCATCGGCCTCATCCAATACGAAAAGCTTAATAGCATTCGTATGTAGGACCTTACGATTGATCATGTCATGTACACGACCCGGAGTACCCACAACGACATGACAGCCCTGTTCCAGTTTGCGCACATCCTCACGTACGTTTGTACCGCCAATGCATGCGTGACAATTGGCCTTCATGTATTCACCCAAGGCTAGGACGACCCGTTGAATTTGAGTGGCTAATTCACGAGTTGGGGCCAAAACCAAAGCTTGACACTCATGGAGAGAAGTGTCAATTTGTTGAAGAATGGCTATCGAGAATGTAGCCGTCTTGCCAGTACctgaaattgaaagaaaactttattagaatgaATGATAATCGTATTTAGATAAATCAATAAATTATCcattattttcagaaattagTCAATAGTAGCGCCGCTGGCGTGGTAGGTAACGAGTTAAATGCGATTCACAACTTTTTAGTAGAAGTCATACTAGGTCTTGCCCTTTatataatcgttggggcaacaactcatattggatcagggccttggagtgtattagagcacttcattcaagaccgtaacggtacactacagtacactgtaggaggcaatgtggtcagcattgcgctcgcccgagattattattctgatttgacccaagtactcattcacaggtgagtcgactggtatccgacatccagtcacgataacaaacgctctaatcacttgagccatccggacacatcccCTTTTTAGGACAATCAAAATGGCTTGGGTTATTCCGCAAAATCCATATACATCCATATACGTCGTGACACGCTTTTCTTGTTAGTTTCAAATGAATGTGTTTCTCATTGAAACAACagtacttaggcaaccaagtacTTGGATTTACATTAACAATAAACGCGAGAcctcgtaccgcacacaaactggtccaTCATGCGGGGGTACATTTCCGCAATACTAAGCACCAGGGGACTGTTCCCAAGAAGGGACAAATTGGAAAGTCAAGCATTGAtggagccaaggtcaacatttgGCTTACTGCGAAAACCGCACCCAAAAAAGGTCCTTGAAAACAAGAGCAAAAATATGTTTGAGGTCAGAATATCAGACAGGCCTCAGTGGTGCAGATGCCAAATGATGCCTACAATATCTGAAGGGAAGCCGAACAATGGAGCCAAGGAAAAAAGAGATCAGCGGAGATAACTCCAAGAAATCCCAAATCAGAATCCAAGGGTAACCAAGGATAACCCACAGTATGCCAAGGTTGAATGTAGGAGTCAGGAGGTAAGCTATTAGCTATGCTAACGCGGCAAAGGACATTCGACTGTCGAAACCATTTCCGGAGCAAAAACTCAATCGTGAGGAACAGAAAATCATTGAAGACCCCATCGTCATGAAGATTTATGAGAGATGAAATAAGGAACACGTGTTAAACGCCATACGATTATACTGGTAAACTACACGATGGAGGACACAGCGGACTGGCTTAGGATCATAGTCCCCAAGTTGtcaggttggaaggcaacggaaTTGTGACAACATGTGCTGTGGCAGTGTACGTTCCCAAAGCCGCAGCGTTAAAGATGGAGAAACTTCTGAGCCTCTAAACTGCTCAAAATAAAGATTTCCATTCGCGATTATTATCAAGGACCTTTAGAACAAAGCAGGAAcgcaaaggcaaactcctcacgaccGGGGTAGATGCTCGACCCCTGGAAGCAACTAAATGCCGTAGTTGTCttatcaattacagatttgacTGCATATCCCTGCATGTGCACAGAGAGAAACCAAGGAAGGACACTTCGGATGACACATCGATTAGAAAAGCAGCCTTCATTTATGCGAAAGAGCGATCTCCTGAGAATCTCTTTGTATTGGACAACTTTGGTCGGTGattttagcgacgcacgaaccgagaaagttcaTGAAGAGTTGATCTGGCATACTAAAATGTGGAACCCACGATTACTTGGGGGGAATCAAAGCAGAGGATGCTTCCCTCATTCTCCCCTTCTCGTAAAATAGATACTCGATGACCATATTTGACGGTTTGCCTTGACTCAGAGCCATAACTTCGACCCCAGTTTGCCACTATCGGAATAGCCATCCGCTAACATCACCCGTAGATGACActtggccacatcgctgaagggtttAAGAGTGCATGCCTGTTTCACTGTTTGTAGAGGTTGCTTGGTTTCCGAGTCGTCGCAAACTTTGCTGCTTTCGTTTTGTTGTTCAACCTAATCATGAGATCAGTTGTGCTTGAAGGCAGTAAATTTCGCTTTCTGCTGGTTTCCCAGGCGTTTGATGTTGAATTTCTCTACCATCACATGGTATTTAGCGATATCCTTTTCATCCCGATCGTCAACAGTACCAGCATATGTGCCGCAATCTTACTAAGAATATGTAAAACTCTCTGGTACTGGCCTTTGAGCAGGACTACAGTGGCCCTCTGCTTCCTCGGTGGCTGCCGACGTTCTTGTTCCTTGGGAGAACTCAATGTCAATGGTTTCAGGATAGGGAGTACTGTGGCTGAGACTCGCAAAGTTCAATTTGACGACAGTGACACCGACTATACTGCCCTCCaaggctactgtctcctggctaaATGATTGTAGCTCGTCTTCCGATGATGCGTCTGACATGAACATCTCATCTTATATCGACGTTCATTTCTCGTTTTTGAcgtttgagtccatgtcttaaTCTCACGAGTAATCCGGCAAAATGTCCACCCTGACTAGACCGGCCATCAAAGTAAGAGTTTTGTTAGAAACTAAAGATGTCCAAGATATGCAGAGTGCTAGAGATGCTAGAGACCATTCATTGACCACGTAACCTTCGGGGTAAGCTATTTCACCTTGGCTTGGGTCCTGTTAGCACCTTTTCCAATGCAGGTGGATGGTCCGCAATCTTTTGTTCCGGAGTATTATCTGTCAGATCTGCTTCCCTTAAAATATGATCACCAGAGAAACAGATCCTTCTGTCGTGATCACTGAATGAATCGTGGAGAacatagaggctgaaagggcaGAGTCAAGCAGGGAAGTGGATCTGCTTGTCAGTGAGGAGGAGAAACTGGACGATGTTCTATCTCTCAATGCGGGGAGCGGTACACAGGAAGTGTCATGTCGGAGGATGAGCATGATACTCTGACATTGGAGAAGAGCCCCAAGCAGTGAAGTCAACGATCacacaaaagctgcatctgcagtgattgcaaggatAATTTCCAAGGAAAACATTGGAATATTGGGTGCACCGAGGCAGATTCACGGTCTGCGAGGAGGAAGAAAACAGGTAACTTGGGGTTCTTCTTACGAAAAGACAAGAACTTGCATAATTGCTTGCCATGGAAGCTAAGAAACCGCATTATGTGCCTTTTTAGACATCGAAGGAGCGTTTGATGTTGTCAAACGCATCGCATACAGAGATACGAGGTACCGTGACCCAAAAGGTAGTGGGACCCAGCGATGcttcaacttctttaacccgtctgaaaaatatgttttctctGGGACAGTAAAATAGGCCTCCGTGGCggtgatggcctcttcattggACTCAAATTTGTGCCCGGTAAGTAACTTCTTAAAGTTTGGAAGCAAAGAGGAATCGCACTTGGACAAATCTCGAGAATACCGTGGATGGGGTAGCAGCTCATAacccaattcgaccaatttggccgTGGCGACGGCGAAGGTGTGAGCAAGTGCGTTGTCATGGTGGAACAGCATTTTTTCCTTCGCCAAATGAGGCTTTTTCCTGCAATTCGACGTCAAATCGGCTAAATAATTCGGCATAGTAGAGCTCTGTGACTCTTTTGCCCTTCTATAGGTTGCCGATTcagatcacaccttgtgaaACCCAGAAAACGGTGACCGATAGGGAAGTCTTCGCCTTCTTCGGAACACATTCGCCGGCTGAAGTCCCCTTGGCCTCTGGTGTATCAGTGCATCCATGTTTCATCGACCGTCATCAGACGGCACAGCAACTCCTTCAGATTATTAAACAGCGTCAGATGctgctctgaagtggtttcacgaATCGAATTATCGACAGATAttgctttttccatttttttaaaaaccgcGGACACACCCGCTTCTATAGTGGTCGTCTACGAGAATGTAATACACGATAATGGATTTCTCTTTCGATAACGATGGCCCAATGGCagtcctggaggtccttctagaATTAACTTCTCATTACCACATACAGATGCCGACAAAAAGGACGATCCTGAGATTGTTTGAAGGCGGGGATCTGGCTAAATCGAAAGAAGCTTGATATTTCAAATCACTGACACCAAGGGATAtcatgacaacgagatttcaTTTTGACTTGAAGTTTGACACATCTTTGTGTAACAGAGcaaactaaaacaagtcggaataccggaagctcgcgcttcgggtataaaggttttgtgttcatcttatgtaagagacgcacatttctctgtccgtatatagctacaaatccaacataatccttcatatttttccaaactacgagacatacgtacatattagagccatagatatcacgctcaccctaaacaaacaaactgcctattacctgctgtacacatatatgcacgtatctaaatttatcgtacccatatttccgatttacgtcttatatctatctgaattaggcactagccgcaaagttcattagcacgcatatattatatacctacatacacacatgtctggttgacaaataactaaaaaactaaaacaaaataattgtctgcgacccaattcataagaattcatttcgttgtggtattgacgaattgatatgtgatgatgacgtcatgcgggttgtagagtgcacgaaattcacaaaaaattgtaaagtttcacccccaataactttgttaataatagttggattttcttcaaacttgaccaaactgtgcattatattcttcgttacactcatgccaaattttgtatttctgggatgaacataagggggggtgccgggtaaatttctaaaatgtggaaatatactattattaactttatttgtgcagatatcggaaccggatatattttgaggcctagatttcgtagagatgcaccactgtgattttttccagatttttcggttggataggttctgagaacgagacctgttacactttttgtgggtcatattttcaacccttactcccctatgtttcatctaatatcaaatattgaaccagattcgaaaagtactaattgagacctttcatttgataccctacttggctacattctgtgaaaaaaaaatttgcaccctccattcacatgtacggagagcccccccttaaacttaacg
The window above is part of the Hermetia illucens chromosome 3, iHerIll2.2.curated.20191125, whole genome shotgun sequence genome. Proteins encoded here:
- the LOC119650632 gene encoding eukaryotic initiation factor 4A yields the protein MDDRRDESYEGPAGMEPEGVIQSNWDEVYDNFDDMNLKEELLRGIYGYGFEKPSAIQQRAIMPCVKGHDVIAQAQSGTGKTATFSIAILQQIDTSLHECQALVLAPTRELATQIQRVVLALGEYMKANCHACIGGTNVREDVRKLEQGCHVVVGTPGRVHDMINRKVLHTNAIKLFVLDEADEMLSRGFKSQIQDVFGFLPSDVQVILLSATMPPDVLEVSRHFMRNPISILVKKEELTLEGIKQFFVNVKHESWKLGTLCDLYDTLSITQSVIFCNTRRKVDQLTQEMTSNHFTVSAMHGDMEQRDRELIMKQFRSGSSRVLITTDLLARGIDVQQVSLVINYDLPSNRENYIHRIGRGGRFGRKGVAINFITDEDKRTLKDIEQFYHTTIEEMPANIADLI